The Watersipora subatra chromosome 7, tzWatSuba1.1, whole genome shotgun sequence genomic interval GGAACTGTAGAGTTAGTTTATCTCCCTCAGCAAATGAACTGTAAACaaacaatattgttaataatgaTACTGATACCCTCAATAGAGAGACTGTATGCCATTAAATTCGTTTATTTCCTCAATTGAATTAAGCAGGGCTGTTGGACAGAATAGCAGCTAGTTGCATTTTATTCATTGTCTAACGAAGAAACCCTGATTGATAGCATGAGGTCCAACAGGGAGGCTACACCGGAACACCTTCCATCATCATGCCGTTTGTAATTGTGACCATGTGTTCGGCAGGCAAAAATGCAAATAGCCATGAAGCGAAAAGCATCTGTGCTTGTCATTTTGCAGAAAATATGGTCAAGCTTGCAAGGTATTAGAACAGGTGTAGATCGTCTGATAACACTTAAAGAAAGCTCTACAGCGATTGTAACAGATCCCATATGATATCTGCCATAGAACTGGCAGCTACTCACAGGTGTGCGTCAAACAAAAACACAACTACCTGACACACTATGAATAACAAAAAACACGTGCACTCTATGTAACACCCTTACAATATTCATTATCAAAAACTGTCATGCTGAATGGTGTGGGCAAAAGCAAATAACGACCCTGGCTATTGTAAATCATGAAGCTCACAGTAGCCCCTAGAGATATCTTGTTACCAGTGCTCAACCCATAAGCTGTATACAAGCAACCGCAGATTGTTGCTGAGAATATTTTTCtgattaaaacattttcaacaaTTATTACGTGTATGATTCGCTTTCACTTTACTATACATTATTTTAGTTTCTCAATGAAATATGAGTGAATTCATGCCTTGGAGCCTGGCTCCACGGCGTGTGACCTAGCTCAGTGTAATCCCTCTCGAATATTTAATAACTGACCATCAAAGAGAATGATTATAATGCCGTGGCGGCGGCGTAGATGCGACATATAATGACCAACTATAAGCCGTGTGAATGTTCAAGAGATATAACAACAATGCAAGTGTCTATCGtatgaaagaaaaataaaatatcttatCGCTTACTTCAATGGAAACTTTATACCAGTTATGTTGACTTGAGACTGAGCATCACCCTCTAAGGCGACTCCGGATGCTTGTGTGATGTCGATGTGCTGATCCTGAAATTATTAAATACTGTATTTAGTCATATGAAGATGTAAATGAATCACTCAGCAAATACTAATATATTtgcatacaaaataaaatatagcacAGGTTAAGTGAATTATAGACATGGTCCGCCGCAAAATATTTGATAGTGGAGAATGCCACATGCATGTAGTCTAAATCTTGTGTTACACGCATAAAGCCCGGCTTGGCAACCTTAATGGAGAAATTACCTCACAAACATGACGTACTTTAAGATGGTTAGAAACTGTGAACTGTATCAAACTGCACAGACACAGAAATCCTGTTGTTATATCTAAATTCTTCATCTTGCAAGAGCTGATAGACTACCAGTTGTGTTaccattttacatattttctaGATTTTATTCTATTCGGCATGGTCCCTGACCAATAGCAGCAGCCAATCAGAAGAGTTTTCCTTTGTAAGACCTGCCCATTGAGATTAAGCTCCAATGATTTTATGAATGAATGAAAATCTTCCCACATCGCATTACTATTGCAACATAGTTAGAGCTGTCATTGATAGTACGCTTGAAGATTGACAATGATAACACACAGCatacatatttgtaaataacATATTAGGCAAGATAACATTGGCACTCTGACAAGTGTAAATACAGTTACTTCACGCACCAGGCTTCCCTTTCACCAACTGTTTATGCAACCACTTTTCGACCAGTTTGGGGTGATTATTTCTAGCATGTGGTAATTACCAAGTCATGAGCTTCAGAACCCTTGAAGAACAGTACACACTGAAATAACTAAAGAATGACACTTACCGTGTTACACTACAGCAAGAATTCATTAAGAATTAAGTAAATTTGCAAAGAATTTTCTCGCATGCTTGacaagaaaaaaatgttttacttcaATAATTAAAAAGTAAAGTGAAACAACAAAACTCTGCCAGTTGAATGGATTTCAATCATGTGAAACTAATTTTGCTTACTTTCACAGCTATAGATGGAAGCTATCAATGAATAGCTTTGAGACAGCCAATTGAGATAGGTTTGCTCATAAATCAAACCTTTTTCATGCTGCGAGCAGTTCTAGCAATATAACTTGCAACTATTGTAAAATTTAGAGCCTTTCTTCGTAAGAAGATCTTCATTAAAATATTAATCAGTTTTTCCTGTTAACAATTCTTCAGTTTATCATTTACATCAATTCATATGTatgtagtaaaattaaattcatgaacataGAAGTATTTTGGAAAAAGATTTGAGCTAGGTCTAATCAAGGAGCATCCATGAAAGGGCAGCACAAACACAAGTTCACATTTGAACCAGTAATTTATCATCATTACACTAGCATTTGCTATGAGCATAGCTCAGCTTGTCTGAACAATTTTTGTACTTTAAAAGTTATATACTGTTATTGTTTAAGGAGTGTTTATAGTTTACAATCTTGTTTTGTATTATTGCGCCTAATTCTTATTCTATCTTAATGAAATGCACTGATACCCGATATGGTGGAGTTAGTTGGCATGAAcaactgaaaatatttttgccgcAGTTGTAATGTACCGTTACAGTCAGTCACGCCTAGTTGTAACAAGCCATTATCAAGGACTGACTGCACTTGTAAGTCGGAAGTGTTCACAATTGTTTATGGACTCATTGAGCATTAAATGCAATCCTGAAGTTATCCTTAATCGCACCAATTGTTATGATACGGTTTATATACAACAACTACTATGGAGGCTGTTTCCTATTGTCAAGCTAGCGCTTAGCAACAGATGTAATCAGTGCCCATTCATGTTGATCAATCTGACACGAAAATTCGGAAGCACACAGCATCAAGTCAAACAGCCAATATCTTCTTCACATTGAAGAAAGACAACTCCATCATATTATGCTGTCACACTTGATTAGCCACTAATACATTCATGAAGGCAGACATGTCGCCATGTCTTAGCTTGCCGCCAAGTGCCAAGGTTGTTGTTATTCGCTGATGTCACGAGATTTATTGAAAGTTTGAAGAAGACAAATATATGCATGTCGGTCTAAGCGGCTCGTGACGAGCACAGCTAAACTTATTACAGTTTTATCACATTCCTCAAAAGATTAGAAAATCTTAGTGGCTATTTACCTATGTTTGCCTGCATTCTTGCAATTTATGACAATGTCTCAAGACTGTATAGCAGCAAATTGCAGGAGGATGTGCATTCCCTTGGGAGACTACGATATGGTGATGTGATCCATTTACTGCCATAAAGCTCCAATGAATGATGCCGCTGGCTTTGTTTTTCTTAAATAATTACCGATTCTGATGCGATGCCCAGCCTGAGATTAGTGGTAAAGAAATGGTGTCGGCTTGGCTATATGTCATTAACTGACACTGTTTTCAAAGGAACATAAGCCAAAAACAAATTCTATAGAAAATATATCATACAAGTGTCCCATGACTCGTGTGCCAAACGCCATTTTAAGCATGTGTGGTTATGATCAGGGCACAGCATTCAGATGCATTATGAAAGACATAAAGTCGACTAATGATATTGCTATTTTAGTCTTGATGGTGATTAAATAACTTTACTTTGTCTCAATTAACACAGATTATCAGATTACTTTGTATATGAGCCCAACACGTGACATTGTAATGTTGTGGTAATAAAGACACCCTAGGAACAaagaattttcatttttatatttgaccAATATAATTTCTTAATCGGTATTTAGCAAAGaaattgaaaacaaataataatgcAGCCTCCATCACTACAGCTTGTTTCGTAGTCATGTTCCAGTCAGAGTTGCTCAATATTGATCAAATGATTGATAgttaaacaaacaaaacaatgaAGTTCATAAAAATAGCAGAACACATTACAATAAATAGATAATTACAGCGATGATATTGACATATAAGGCCATTTCTTCGAATATAATCTTAGAACTCAGTAAAAAGTATGAACACAGAGATAACATTATAAAAAGCAATAACTGCTCAAGGTTCCGGCCTATCACAGAAGCTGTATTTCTCAGTGTCACTATAGCAATCGACCCAATCTAGTGTATCATCTGCCATATAACCACTGAGGCTTCTTCCTCTGCCTGAACTAAATTTGTCAGCAGACCCCGAAATATTCTTCTGCATGTCTATAAGCAAACAGTTTATTTTCGCTGCAAACTAAACTTATCCAAAACCAAAGCATGTTCATTAATGTTAATAACAAGAGAAAAAATAGCCACTAAATGATGAGTAGTGTGCTTTATTGTTAAAAGAATGATATGATTAGATTAAACGAATGAAAACAGCAGCTGAGCATAGCAAATCTAATTTCAAAGCAATTTGAATTTGGGTACTTTAAACATGATTATGGAATGAACCTGTGGACAATTTAACATGCAGTAAGATAAGATGATTTGCTTTACAAGATTATTACAGACTAAAAATCATCAACTCGGATAAAGTGACAAATTTTGTATAAGCTCGTGCAACAATTGTAAATGGTAATCCTTCACATGAAAAGACCGCCTAGTGCTTAGCGTAAACAGTTTTCTGTCCAGGAAATGGCTTTATTGACAACCAGTTGCAGACTAGTGTCTCAATTGAGTGACGGTTTTTCATGCCTTCTAGCCATCCTGAGCTTGATACCATCTAAGCTAAGTTGTTTACACCATGGAGACGAATCAGATGTTATTGGTTATGAAGATCATCAACTCTGTTGTCTGCATTTGCCGCCGCACTGGGATTATTTGACAAAAATAATCGATTCCTTTAATCAATTTGATTCATAATCTGCAGTACCATTAGGAATGATGGAAAAAATAATCGCATATTATTTGTTGTGATGTCGAAACAACGATttggaaataaatttttttaaacatcaatACCGGTTCACTGTTATATCAGCTACAGTACTGGCAAGTATGGGGTGCTCACAACGAATATGACATGCTTCACAAAATCTGACCCCGTTGGCCTAGCAATAACTTTGAGTCAGGATGGAGTATTTTGTGCACCAAAAACGAACTTACAAACAGAGTAATAAGTCCATTGATTAAACTGCTACAACTAATCACAACACCTCTAATGTGCTTGTTGTCAAGGCATTGGAATTTTATTTATCTTTTATCAGCTAAATCGTAGTTTTTATGACAGATATACAAATTTTTGAGAGATACTTATTCACACCAACAGATGATAAGAGTGTTTACTCAGACCTTTTGTCCTTTCTGATAACATATTTATAGTTGCAATATAATGCCTTCTTaaatatcatcattaaaatagtACATAGATGAACCAACAATCATAAATAGCCACTGAGTCACCAGGGAACCGCTTAACCGCTAATATATTTTGGTGCCAAACTAAGGTCAATTCAACTCATCAAACTCCAAAACCATTTGCTACTCACTTTTCAACCAATTAGTTATGAGGGAATCTATAAACTCAAAAAAATTGACTCCCTTTGTCATTATCTGCCTAAGGGGTTGCCAGTTGTACAGCAATAGCTACTTGAAATTTATGCATCATACAGTGCAGCgctgtagattttatcaggatTTCTCCGAACAGCATAGTTACTACGTGCAACATTTTTGCACCTTATTGACCTTCCTGAGCATTTTTGCATCAATATTCTACAATGATGACATCAGCAACCAGCGTTACATTTGTTTCAGATGTCCTGCTTTTACATGATAATTAAATGATATCATGTtgtaaataaaaagattttaccAGCCAAgttgaatgtacatgttgaagCTGTTGTCATATCAACAGCGTTATATTCCTCTAGGGAAGTCCCACTTGAATCCATTTGTAGCCAAACTTGGGAATTATGATTTGGACTAAGGGACTCCCGATCTGGGCTTAGCGAATCATGCTCACTTATTGTAGCAGCAGTATCGGCATTACCAGTTCTTTTCGATGGATACCCACAGAGGTCACATGATCGGGGAGAACCATCAGGCCCTAAAACAATTCAGAAGGATAGCATGGCATCCTAACTAATAGGAAGCCTGAGCTTGCATTTTGAAATGTTATGTCCAACTGCAAAAACATGTCTTCTAGATTTTAATGCCAAATAATTTGTACATATGATCCATGGCAGGAGTAATTATCTATCAGATATCAGTGGCAAGCGTCGTAATGGAAGTGCCTGCTATGAACTTATGGAGTTTGCTCATGAACCATAACATGTATTCTTCGATAAAGAATGCAATTATCTTCTAGCAAAAGAGAGAAATAGATCCTTCTGGATATACCTATTACCTCATGCCATATTTCATTAAATCATATCGTGAGCAACCCTAGTTCATAAGTGATCACAATCTTTACAATAAATGATCTAAAGCTGAAAAGACCCCTCAAGaaacaatttattaattttGGAAGTATCCTAAAAGCAAGAAATTGGATTTAAAAGTAATATTTGCTAGTTCGGATCACATAATTAGAAAGGAAATGTACAGCAAATAACAAACGAAATATCGctaattgtacatgtatctatgaAAAAGTAGAATTTCAACCTAATAATCAACTCAAAATATGAATGGTTAATTCACCTCACCTATCAATTGCTTATCTTCCTGTTCTTCCCTGATCCAATCTCTTATGGCTCCTGCATGGTGCGCCTGCCGCTCCCGCTTCCAAACATGATGGTCGGGCTCAATAGCCATAatctaatattaaatattgtcattgACTGTCAATTAAATATACTATTCCCTtacttttatgttttttatagcAGAAAATGAATTGATTTCGACTAACTCGCAATTTTTCAGGTTTGGCTGAATGATAAAGATGAGAATGACAAATGACTTCAAGTGCATAACACAATGTGTCTGCGGTTGAACTGAATAGTCATCTTCTGGTGAAATACATTTAAGTTTTTCATTGTTAGTCATTCATAGTTGTCATCCTGAGACTTCTTATTACTTAATGACTTGTTGAAACAGGCACTCATAAATAACAAGGGAGAGCAATGGTCAACGGATATGAATGAGAAAGGATTGTGGTTGAGTAAACCTCAGAAGATGTACATCACAATTTTGTCCTGCTGCATCATTCGTCTGCCACTTGAGGTACTAAGGAGCTTATTTAAAAGTGGAGAGGAAATCTTCATTAAACCTCTGAATATTTTGATGAACGTTTTAAAAACTCATACCTAAGCCAAAAGTTTGTGCTGGTATGCATATATTTTACAAGTAGAATGTTTTGTGTGATAAAAGGAAGCTCTTTTTCTGAAGTCTGTTTAACAAGCTTCACATCTAATGGCAAGCCTAAATAGATACAATAGCCTGCATTCATAGCAAAATGTTCTAGAATAGCAATACAGTACATCTGTTCCTAGTAAATAATAAGCCATGAACATATCATAGAGAGAATAAAAAGGCTCAAACCCACCCACCCATGATATTTGAAAACCAAAAACGTCAGTTTCTTTTATGATAATTGCTTTATAGGAATTATCCtttaaaatgtgaaatcattactAAAGACAATGAGAACAGTTATAAAAATTACCTACAATATTTGTCTGATTTGTAAATGCCAAGCAAAAGTAACCTCCAAAGCAACACTTAACAATGTTAGCACTTCTTTTAAAAGTAATAGTCAAAGGTCATCCTCAAAACTAAAGTTGATACAAACAATTGAGTGTAATGTGTATTCTCCACGCTGCTACAACCGACTGCATAGATTTAGCATCTCTGATTGACCAATATATAAATGTgttgaaacatgtttttcataaataattatttttttaaatgttttgcccttgcatatttatatttgtaaaaatgtatgagaagacaactcaaaaCTAGCTCACTAAGATAACGTAACAAAGTCTGTTATACTTCTTTGCTTACTATTTCACTGAATTGAGAAGTGTTAATAATACAACTACCAAAAATATGATTGTATATAATGTACCTCCTCACAACACCTTTTGCTAACAACAGCTCTATAACCCATTTTCTTCAACAATTCTATTCTTCTGTCTAAGAGCACCTTGTGATGAACTCGCCACGTTTTCCCAAGAGCCCAAGGCAGTATTTCAAACTTGTACCCTTCAAAGTCCTCTTCCATATCATTCGCTAAATACCTAAAGTTGAAATTAAATAACATTCTATGGTTTCTAAACTAATCTTGAGAATGGTGTTGAATTGCCTTTACCGACTGGCTATATACATAAGGGATCTGACATGTAAGTTCAACAAAAAGTTTTGCGATGTTTAAAATGTAAGGATGTATAAATTTCTAACAGTTAAGGTTATATTCTAACTCTTGgagcatttatataataaaccttcATAGATTAAAAGCATAATAAGAATTTACGTAAATCTCTGCAGTGAATGAAAGCTTCTCCGATGGTGTTATCTTACCCGCTTCATGCTGATGATTGTCGATAGCCCAATTTAGAAGAGCTAATTTTATGCCAAAAGCAAAATTATTGGCAATCAATAACAAAGCTGGTCACTCCTGACAGTAGAAATATTGCCAATTAACAAACTTGAGGCACCTGATAAAAGGCTGTAGTAATCATTACAAAAGCaacaatatgaaataattaacTACCAAGCTTAACCTTGTGATTGGATTATTACAAAAACCAATGAGTTAGGTAAGCATGGTGAACAATACAACTTAGTCAGGTAGGATTGTTAGTCATCTTTGCACTCACTTGTCTGTTCTGATTTCATAATAGCcggaaaaaattgaaaagtatTGAATAGAATGAATAATGTCTACTTACAACGCAGCGAAGAAATTGAATTGGTTAAATTCATCTCTGGTAAGCTTGGCTTTGGAAAAGTACATAAACACCATTGCCAGAAGATACTAAAACAAGATGCTCTCACAATAATGGGAACACCTGTAGGACTATTATCAATAGAGACAAACATGTAAAAAATTGAACCACTTTTATACTTCTCATCCAATGATTAATGATTTCAAAATCATAAAAACTCTAAAATGAATCAAGTATAGAGCTAACGCAATGAGTAAAGAAatataatttagaaaaaatacatTTGTGTGGTTGATTGAATGAGCCAGTATGGTATGTAGAGAATGCAAATAAAGGCGGTTATAACAAAGAAATAAGCTAAAATTCAGTTTAATAAGTCAAGTTTAATAAGTTAAACAAGTTTAATAAGTCAATAAATAAAAGATAACTAAGATTAACCAAAGGTTAAAGGGGTGCATGAAAGTATCAGTTAAAATTTTCTTACAAATATTAATTAACCAttcatatatattcatattaacCATTTCAACcactatattcatatattcatatatattcacGAATATAGCACTGGGATAAAGTGAGTGACAACCCTGTCATCTTTGATGAAAGCAACAAATTAATCAGTAAAATCCTATTGCTTACCAATTgcaaacattatttttgttatttattagtTCTAATTTTATACTTACCAACTGTTGTTAACATATTTACAAGATTGCCATTATAAAAAAGCAAGATATCGTTTCAAGGTAGCAGTACAGACTGAACGAAGAGGTGCGCTCTAAGCTATGAGTGACACATACGCCTGTATCTCACAAGTAGATTATACCATGAGCCATTTTGTTACGGAGAGTACAAGGTACGTTATTTCTCTTTTTTTATATAGCGAATATATATTACTCAACTGCAAGTTTATAGTTTCAACAGAGAGCTATAGTTTCATACATTTCAATGCTTTCGACATCTGCGTATTGCTGTGCCAATACTGGATTCATATCTCAATATATTACTGCGTGTAATTTGCTGCCTACCGGCCTGTCAATGAGTCAGCTGCACACCTCGTTCTGCATGACTTCTGATCAATGCTACTTCTACCAATGCTATCTTTCATAACTGCTTAAAAGGTGTAAAATTTTCATATATGTTATAACTGATGTAAATTTTGACTGAATGACGAAATATTGTCTGCTGATGCCTTTTTATAATATGCCTAATTCTCTTGTGGTTTTTACGTTGTGAACTTTGGCCAATAAAGTGTGCATCAGTCACAAACCCCTCTCATATCTATATGCAGCCTAGCTACAGCCACTTCCaatagaacgccactatagAAAAAGGGGTGAAAAACACAGCGCCACACTATAATctaacgccacttctatttgcccaccactttgacattctttgatcctCCCGAACCCAAATTAGAAAGTGATCAATAgtaaagtgtctacaaaatggtactaataatgactcggttacttcaataattaattatttcgtTGTTGCTGTAATGGTTTCCATGATTTTAGTGAGGATGTACCAGAAAAACTCGATCATCACGATCATTAGAACTATATTCTGATTCGGAGTGACTAAGGTCTAAATCAGGGGTCAGTAACCTGCGGCTCCGGAGCCGTATGCGGTTCTTCTATCCTCTCGCTGTGGCTCCCTTTGACTTTGGATTTTTTTTACCATgtgccaagtaattcataaaagtatggaagttttatcactaaattttgtaatataatttaaaaattttaattatggtgataaatcaaacattgtcggTGTAATGCGTCATTATTTATGTGCCAATAAAACCGCCAAAATTACACCAGCCGGCATGACAAGCCTTGATTTTTTTACTTCAGGTAGGCAAACTATGGCGAATGCTAAGAAAAGTGACAGAGAAAAATATGTAGAACATTTAATCCTACATGGGCTGATTTGCTTGCTTTCACCGCTCTGAGACTGGTTTACcagtttgcttaatatgtaatgagaaatttgcaaataatagaaagtCAAATGTCGCAAGACACTTTCAGAATAAACACGCAGCCTTTGCTCCAAAATATCCAGAAGGAGATGAAAGAAAAAGGCCGTTTCGAAACTGATGTGTAAGGCTAATTTAAGCAAGAAGTGGGTGAAGTCCGGAAACTCATCTACATATGCTAGTTTTGTGACCGCTCAAGAAATAGTCAGGCATGGAAAGCCGTTCACCAACGGAGAATATATAAAAGAATCATTTGTTAGgaatgattattttatataCTCTCAGTCAGCTAGAGTTAGAGTTTAAGTTTGGCGCTTTGCTAAAAGAAGGACTGatttaaacatgaagttgcaatttttcttgaaagtaaccataaaaacaacataataggcctacatgtattttcatgGTGTtgttagctattttattgttctttgcaaaaatgtaattttgttttctcagcagttgAATCATTATAAATGCcacacatttttgttttatggtGCAAACAtggaataaaaacattaaaagctatacaaaaacgttacatgtaatatttatttttttaaatttaaaatatcaaagggGAATTGTGGCTAACACTGTGTTCTTTCCTGCAGAAAACACGTCCAAATGGCTTTTTGAGTGGAAAGGGTTGCAGACCCCTGATCTAAATTATACTCATTATTTTCAGACTTGTCTATCCTGTGTTACAATCTTGACTGAAAACTTGAAAGCATTTTGATGAACAATGAGAACACTCTTCAGGAATACTGTATgacgtaatagcagccattgttatggcgtattctAACTTTAAAGTGTTAAAAACGTCTTTAACACTTAAAAACATGATGGCTGTTTTTTAACTCGAAAGCTTGACGGTTTTTCATTTCAAACTTTGAAAGTAACACtattgaaaaaattaataactgtatcttgctaacattttataatcaaagtagttccttgtttaactcggtctgatactttggcgtatatgaaaaacagttgagcaaaaatgctgaggccgaCGGCATTAATGTTTATCCGCCTGAGGGTGAGTGcgaaatataggtgacattagcatcgctgcacccataaaagggttaaaaaatgtaTCTTCCAAAGATTCTGACGAACTAGTTGAAAAATGAAGTGTCACCCTCTATTTGAGCATCAGCTTTAACAAAACACAACTATAGGgtaagggttgaaaaatactgcgccataatgtttaaataaaggttttatggtaattgaCATCTTTGCCCTGGCTCACCAAACTTTAACAAAAGTTGAGTACTACATTGGTCATATGCGAGACACCATGGCTACATAGCCAGTTCAAATGTCAATATTACCCAGCCAAATCAAAGGTATAATACAAATGACATACCTTAATCGATAAACCAAAATTCTCATATGACTAGCAGCACCCATTCTCGGTAGCAACATTGCGTAAGCACTACTAAAAACCCTTATCCATACCAAATGTCTGCAAGTCTTTGTCTTGCTGCTATAAAGCTAGACTAATCTGCTTGTGAGTTTTGCCATTCCACAGATGTGCATGCAACAAATTGTATGGACTAACTAGCGTGACAACATTCTCTTTGCAACCAACCAAAACATTGTATGGTGGCACTTGGGCATAAATACGATTTAGATGTGCAGATTCTTGATACATGTAATTAGGCTTTGATTAACATGCAATTAGAATATACATTATAATCATGCAGTCTCGGGCTGCTTCTagctaaaaagttaaaaagtcaTTGTTCTCTCATTTGTGGTGTGCAAAGAACTCTGTTGAAACATACTCAAAATTATATAAACTTTCATGTTTTGCTATTAAATAGTTCATTTAGTTTGTGCACTGTAGCTGCAAGTTATGGAGTTCTTGGAGGTTCCTTGTTAGCCTTTTCCAAAGTCTTTACGCTATTCATGTAAGACGCTTCACTACTGTTCTGAGTAGAAGAATGTATTTGATTTATTTGAGTGTATTAGTGTAGTCAAGTTTTGAAATCAATATATTTCCTTATTTTCTcatctagctatagctataaaaaCCAATTCCTCATGATCAGTAGTTAATGTAGTTAATGGTTGTTATGAAAAATGTGCTTTTGTAATTTGATCAAACAAAAGACACgattttttgataaaactaGATTATCTATATAGCATAAACACAAACACTATATCTAAGAAAAGCATGAGCATGGTT includes:
- the LOC137400646 gene encoding speedy protein A-like translates to MPKGSCVAKASHALNRKNYMANSMPYLVHSTSKEGRNSIQRTSLNITHGFKHKASFQRNARAEHFQLYNQDVKPSTKNRKACLQKISIDTFSLPSDDKDLAESHFENVLTSTHSSVHCKDKKHADLARASTSKTTNCQLFSRPETQPTSQALTNKGVTCENPSSSAKSEIIVTTDEMMKYLQLLEEPYIAKFLHFDSCCKVADKYLLAMVFMYFSKAKLTRDEFNQFNFFAALYLANDMEEDFEGYKFEILPWALGKTWRVHHKVLLDRRIELLKKMGYRAVVSKRCCEEIMAIEPDHHVWKRERQAHHAGAIRDWIREEQEDKQLIGPDGSPRSCDLCGYPSKRTGNADTAATISEHDSLSPDRESLSPNHNSQVWLQMDSSGTSLEEYNAVDMTTASTCTFNLADMQKNISGSADKFSSGRGRSLSGYMADDTLDWVDCYSDTEKYSFCDRPEP